The genomic DNA CGCGCAGAAGTTGCGCTGTCTCGTACATCGGCAACCCCATGATGCCCGAATAGCTGCCAGCCAGGTGCTCCACATAGGCAGCAGCCCGGCCCTGAATACCGTAAGCCCCGGCCTTGCCCAGTGGCTCACCCGTGGCCACGTAGGCATCAATCTGCGCGGGCGTCATGGCGGCGAAGGTCACGCGCGACACCGACAGCGCAGAAAGGCGCCTGGGGCCCACCTGCAGCGCCACGGCGGTGAGCACGCGGTGCTCGTGCCCTGCCAGTTCGGCCAGCATGCGCGCAGCGTGTTGTGCGTCGTCGGGTTTTCCGTAAATCGCGCGGCCCAGGGCCACGGTGGTGTCGGAGCACAGGATGGGCGCATCCGGCAAACCCCGGCGCGCGCGCCGGGCCACGGCGGCATCCAGCTTGAGGCCGGTCACGCGCTCCACATAGGCCGTGGGCGCCTCGCCGGGCAGCACCGCCTCGATGGCCTCGGCGTCTTCGGGCTCGTCGCCGTCCACGTTGGGCAGCAGCAGTTCGTGGCGCACGCCCAGCTGTTCGAGCAGCTGGCGCCGGCGGGGGCTCTGGGAGGCAAGGTAGATGAAGTCGGGCATGAACGGATTTTGAGAAGAAAACCGGCTCTAGCGCTTATCCATCAAGCGCTAGCAGCTATAAAAAATATAGTATTTCGCCCGCACGCCGATCCAGCCCTCACTCGCGGTGGTAGGGGTGCCCGGCGTTCACCGACCAGGCGCGGTACAGCTGCTCGATGAGCAGCACGCGCACCATGGCGTGGGGCAAAGTCAGGTCCGAGAGGCGGATGCGCTCGTGCGCGCCCTGGCGAAACGCCGGATCGAGCCCGTCCGGGCCGCCGATGACCAGTGCCACGTCGTCGCCACCCAGCTGCCAGCCCTTGAGCCGTTCGGCCAGGGCCTTGGTGGTGAGGCTGGTGCCGCGCTCGTCCAGCGCCACCACGCGCGTGCCGCGCGGGATGGCCGCCTCGATGCGCTCGCGCTCGGCGGCGTACAGCGTCTCCAGGGTCTTGGAGCCGCGCGGTTCGGTCTTGACGGCCTTGAGTTCGACCTTGAGTTCGGGCGGAAAGCGTTTGGCGTAGTCGTCGTAAGCCGTTTGCGCCCAGTCAGGCACCCGCTGCCCGACCGCCACGATAAGCAGCTTCATGTGATGTGCACCTGGGGTTCAGAGGGGGGCGCCGTGCGCAGGCGTAGCGGCCAGCACACAGCCCCGCCCACGCATCAGCCCTTGCGGGCTGGAGCCTTCTTGGCCGCAGGCTTGGCCGCTGCGGCGGCGCCAGCGGTCCTGGACGCCGGCTTAGCCGCCGCGCGCGCAGGCGCCTTGCCCACGGGGGCCGATGATTTCTTGGCTGCGGGCTTTTTCGCGCCGCCTGGCTTCACGACCACGGTCTTGACGGGGGTCTTGGGCGCTGCGGGCTTCCTGGCGGCTGCCGTGCCGGCAACCTTGCCCGCGGTCTTGCTGGCGGTTTTGGCGGCGGGCTTGCCAACGTGGGTCTTCGCAGCCGGCTTGGCGGCAGCAGACTTGGCCGGCGCAGCCGCGGCAGTCTTGGCGGCGGTCCTGGCCACGGCCTTCACCGTGGCCTTGCCGGAACGGGCCGCCACGGTGGGCGCCGCCGTCTTTTTTGCAGGCGCCTTGCCAGCGGCCTTGGCGTCGGATTTCGCCGCCTTCTGGGCCGACTTCTTCTCGGCCAGCTCGGTGGCCGCGCTGGAGACCGGCTTGGCCGCGCCGAGCTTCAGGCGCACGGGCGTGTCGCCCCACAGCTCTTCCAGGCGGTAGTACTGGCGGATGGCGGGCTGCATGATGTGCGCCACGGCGGCGCCGCAGTCCACGATGATCCATTCGCCGTTGTCTTCGCCTTCGATACGCGGCTTGGTAAAGCCCGCTTCTTTCACCGCGTCGCGCACGCTGGCGGCCAGGGCCTTGGTCTGGCGGTTGGAGGTGCCCGATGCCACGATCACCCGTTCAAACAGCGGCGAGAGATGCTCGGTGTTGAAGACCTGGATGTCTTGCGCCTTGACGTCCTCCAGGCCATCGACGATGGCGCGCTGGAGTTTGGTGACGTCTTTCTTGGCGGCGGTTTCCGATTTGGTGGAGGTGGTCATCAGGCGGTGAATAGAGAGGGAATGGAATCAATATAGCGTGCAACGCAGCGCACAGCCAGCGGGCTGAGCCTTGGGTGTTGCGCTGGTGTTGTGCTTTGGCGCTGCAGCAGTTTGAGGTGTTTTTGGCCTCTTGCGCTGGTGTGAAAAGCGCGGGCAGCTATTGAAATTATAGCTTTTGCGGTGTTCACACCCTTGGACCCGGCTTTCAGGCGGTGGGGGCGGCACCTTCGGCAAGCCAGTCGCGGCGCACCAGGAACCTCTGCAACAGCGCCGCCTCGGCCGAATCGGCGGCATCGGAGCGCTGGTACGACCACGACACCAGCGGCGGCATGGACAACAAAATGGACTCGGTGCGCCCCCCCGACTGCAGGCCAAAGTGGGTGCCCCGGTCCCACACCAGGTTGAACTCCACATAGCGGCCCCGGCGGTAGAGCTGGAAGTCGCGCTCGCGCTCGCCAAACGGCAGGTTCTGGCGCTTCTCCACGATGGGCAGGTAGGCCTTGAGGAAGGCGTCGCCCACCGACTGCGTCATGGCCAGGCTCTGGTCAAAGCCCAGCTCCGAGAAGTCGTCATAGAACACCCCGCCCACGCCACGCTGCTCGCCGCGGTGCTTGAGGTAGAAGTATTCGTCGCACCACTGCTTGAAGCGTGGGTACTTGTCGTCGCCAAAGGCGCTGAGCGCATCGCGGCAGGTGCGGTGAAAGTGCACCGCGTCTTCCTCGAAGCCGTAGTACGGCGTGAGGTCCATGCCACCGCCAAACCAGCAGGTCGGCGCCTGCCCCGGATGGCCCGCCGCGATCATGCGCACATTCATGTGCACGGTGGGCACATAGGGGTTGCGCGGGTGGAAGACCAGCGACACGCCCATGGCCTCGAACGGCGCACCGGCCAGCTCGGGCCGGTGCTGCGTGGCCGAGGGTGGCAGCTGCGGGCCGCGCACATGGCTGAAGCCACAGCCCGCGCGTTCGAACACCCGGCCGCCCTCCAGGATCTTGGTGATGCCGTCGCCCTGCAGCGGCTCGCCGGGCGGCTTGCTCCAGGCATCGGCCAGAAAGCGTGCACCGCCCTCTCCTTCCACGGCCTCGAGCGCATCGGTGATGCGCGCCTGCAGGCCCTGCAAGTAGCTGCGTACGGTCGCCACGGTCGTGGCCGGATTCAATCCAGGTTGTTGCATTTCAGTTGTCCATTGCCATCGGCGCCATGCGCTGCCGGTAAAACTGGCGCGGCCCAGGCCAGGGACGCCCAGCAAGGGCCGCCTCCGCGAGGGCGTCATCCCCTGCGGGGGAAGGCGCCGCAGGCGACTCAGGAGGGGGCTATTTCACCGCGCGGAAACCAATGTCGCGGCGGTACTGCGCGCCATCGAACTGGATGCCACGCGCCACGTCGTAGGCACGCTGCTGCGCCTGCTTGACGCTGTCGGCCAGCACCGTCACGCACAGCACCCGGCCACCGGTCACGCTGACCACGCCGTCTTTCAGCTGCGTGCCCGCATGGAACACCATGGCATCGTCGGCCTCGGCGGGCAGGCCGGTGATGGGGTCGCCCTTGCGCGGGTTCTCCGGGTAGCCGTGGGCTGCCATGACCACGCCCAGCGCGGTGCGGCGGTCCCATTGCAGCTCCATCTGGTCGAGCTTGCCATCGGCCGCGGCGGCCATCACATCGCTGAAATCGCTCTTGAGGCGCATCAGGATGGGCTGGGTCTCGGGATCGCCCATGCGGCAGTTGAATTCGAGCGTCTTGGGGTGGCCCTTGGCGTCGATCATCAGCCCGGCATACAGAAAACCGGTGTAGGGAATGCCGTCCTTTTCCATGCCCCGGATGGTGGGCAGGATGATCTCGCGCATGGCGCGGGCGTGCACGTCGGCCGTGACCACGGGCGCGGGCGAGTAGGCTCCCATGCCGCCGGTGTTGGGGCCTTCGTCCCCGTCTTTGAGGCGCTTGTGGTCCTGGCTGGTGGCCAGCGCCAGCACGTTCTTGCCATCGCACAGCACGATGAAACTGGCTTCCTCGCCTTCGAGGAATTCCTCGATCACCACGCGCGCGCCACCTTCGTTGTGCGTCACGCCGTATTTGTTGTCCACCAGCATGAAGTCCACGGCATCGTGGGCCTCCTGCAGCGTCATGGCCACGACCACGCCCTTGCCAGCCGCGAGGCCGTCGGCCTTGATGACGATGGGGGCACCCAGGCGGTCCACGAAGGCGTGGGCGGCGGCCGGGTCGGTGAAGGTGTCGTAGTCGGCCGTGGGAATGCCATGGCGGCGCATGAAGGCCTTGGAGAAGGCCTTGGAGCTTTCGAGCTGCGCAGCGGCCTTGGTGGGGCCGAAGATGCGCAGGCCGTTGGCACGGAACTCATCGACCACGCCGGCGGCCAGCGGCGCCTCGGGGCCCACCACCGTCAGCGCGATCTTCTCGGCCTGCGCCCACACGCGCAGCTCGCGCACGTCGGAGATGGCCACGTTGTCGAGCTTGGGGTTCAGCGCGGTGCCGCCGTTGCCGGGCGCCACATACACCTTGGTCACCTTGGGGGACTGGCTCAGTTTCCACGCCATCGCGTGTTCACGGCCGCCGCCACCAATCACAAGTACTTTCATAGGAGCCTTTGGTGAACCCGGCCCGCAGCACCGGGCTGCGTGGCGGGGTTCGGGGAAATATCAGTCGGAAAACAGGTCAGCGCAAGAAAAAATCGGCGATCCAGCGGCGCCGAGGTCAGAGCGCGGCGTTGTGGTAGACCTCTTGCGTATCGTCCAGGTCTTCCAGCACGTCCAGCAGCTTTTGCATCCTGGCGGCGTCGTCGCCGGTCAGTTCAATGGTGTTCTCGGGCCGCATGGTCACGCCCGCCACCTCGGCAGTGAGGCCCGCCGCCTCCAGCGCGTTCTTCACGGCCTCGAAGTCGGCCGGGGCGGTCAGCACCTCCACGGCGCCATCGTCGTCGGTCACCACGTCTTCGGCGCCCGCCTCCAGCGCCACTTCCATCACCTTGTCCTCGCTGGTGCCAGGGGCAAAGATCAGCTGGCCGCAGTGTTTGAATTGGAACACCACCGAGCCTTCAGTCCCCATGTTGCCACCGTGTTTGCTGAACGCGTGTCGCACTTCGGCCACGGTGCGCACCCGGTTGTCGGTCATGGTGTCGATCATGATGGCCGCGCCGCCAATGCCATAGCCTTCGTAGCGGATTTCCTCGTAGGTCAGGCCTTCGGCGTTGCCCGTGGCCTTGTCGATGTTGTATTTGATGCGGTCGGCGGGCATGTTGGCCGCCTTGGCCTTGTCCACCGCCAGACGCAGGCGGGGGTTGGCAGACAGGTCGCCGCCGCCCGAGCGGGCAGCCACGGTGATTTCGCGAATGATGCGGGTCCAGATCTTGCCGCGTTTTTCATCCTGCCGCCCCTTGCGGTGCTGGATATTCGCCCATTTGCTGTGTCCTGCCACGAGAGATCCTTTTGTATTGATTTAATCTACTGAGCGCGATTTTACTTTTTGCCGAACCTGTACCCCCGAGGAAACCCCAAATGGCCGAACCCCTGCTGATTGCCAAGCACGACACCATCGAATGCCACCTGCTTCCAGGGCTGGCCAACCGCCACGGGCTCATCACCGGCGCCACCGGCACGGGCAAGACAGTGACCTTGCAGACCCTGGCCGAGAACTTCTCGCGCATCGGCGTGCCGGTGTTCATGGCCGATGTGAAGGGCGACCTCACGGGCGCCAGCCAGCCCGGCAAGATCGGCGACAAGCTGGCCGCCGTGCTCAAGGAGCGCGGCCTTCCCCTGCCCGCCCCCCTGGCCTGCCCCACCACGCTGTGGGACGTGTTTGGCGAACAGGGCCACCCTGTGCGCGCCACCGTGTCCGACATGGGCCCGCTGCTGCTGGGCCGCATGCTCAACCTCAATGAAACCCAGCTGGGCGTGCTCAACCTGGTGTTCAAGATCGCCGACGACAACGGCATGCTGCTGCTGGACCTCAAGGACCTGCGCGCCATGCTGCAATACGTCGGCGACAACGCCAAGGAGTTCACCACCGAATACGGCAACGTGAGCGCCGCCAGCGTGGGCGCCATCCAGCGCGGGCTGCTGCAGATCGAGCAGCAGGGCGGCAGCGAGTTCTTCGGCGAGCCCATGCTCAACATCCAGGACTTCATGCAGACGGTGGACGGCCACGGCGTGGTCAACATCCTGGCGGCCGACAAGCTCATGAATTCGCCGCGGCTGTATGCCACCTTCCTCTTGTGGATGCTGTCGGAACTGTTCGAGCAACTGCCCGAGATCGGCGACCCCGAGCAGCCCAAGCTGGTGTTCTTCTTCGACGAGGCTCACCTCCTGTTCAACGAGGCGCCCAAGGTGCTCATCGAGCGCATCGAACTCGTGGTGCGCCTGGTGCGCTCCAAGGGCGTGGGCGTGTATTTCGTCACCCAGAACCCGCTCGACATCCCGGACAGCGTGCTGGCCCAGCTGGGCAACCGCGTGCAGCATGCGCTGCGCGCCTTCACCCCCCGCGACCAGAAGGCCGTGAAGGCCACGGCCACCACCATGCGGCAAAAGCCGGGCCTCGACATCGAGACCGCCATCACCGAACTGGCCGTGGGCGAGGCGCTGGTGAGCTTTCTCGATGCCAAGGGCCGCCCGAGCATCACCGAACGGGTGTTCGTGCTGCCGCCCGGCAGCCAGCTCGGTCCCATCACGCCGCAGCAGCGCCAGATGCTGGTGGCCAACTCGCTGGTCGCGGGCGTGTATGAAAAGGTGGTGGACCGCGAGTCGGCCTACGAAAAACTCAAGGGCCGCGCGGCCGAAGCCAGCGCCCAGGCGCCAGCCAATGGCAGCAAAGGCACGCCCGCCAACACGGAAGACAGCGGCGGCGGCCTGATGGGCGGGCTCAACGACGTGCTGTTTGGCACCACCGGCCCGCGCGGTGGCAAACGCGACGGCCTGGCCCAGACCATGGCCAAGTCGGCCGTGCGCACCATGGGCACCTCGCTGGGCAAGGAGATCCTGCGCGGGGTGCTGGGCAGCATCTTCGGCGGCAGCAAGCGCCGTTGACCACGGGCGGGGCGCAGATTCCCGCCCCTGCCCTGCGTCCCCGGCGCGGCACTGTCACCGCGGCTGCAGCAGGGTGGTGATGGTACGGCGGGCACACCAGCCGTGCCCCACTGGCGACACCACCCGAAGTGTCATCAATCGGTCACAAAACCGCCGTGAAATCGCCACACAACAACAAAAAAAGGAGGGACGATGAAACGCATCGACAACATGCTGCTGTGGTGGGCAAGCAAGGTCGTGCCGCTGGCGATTGCCGTGTGGGTGGTTGCCATCGCCGGGCTCCTGGGCGGCGCCTGGCGCCTGCGCTGGCCCTGGCTCCTGTATTTCCTTGCCACGGTCATCATCACGGCCCTGGCGATCCAGTGGACCCGCGCGGTGCGCCAGCGCACCATCCGCGAAGCCCCCCTGCCCCGCTTTCTGCAGCGCAAGCTGCGCGAAACCTACCCCCACCTGAGCACGCGCGACTGCGAGCTGGTGGAGCGGGGCCTGCGCCAGTTCTTCATGGCCTGCCTGCGCGGCAACAAGCAGTTCGTGGCCATGCCCTCCAGGGCGGTCGACGTGCTGTGGCATGAGTTCATCCTGCACACCCAGGCCTACAAGCACTGGTGCCACCATGCGCTGGGCTTCTTCCTGCACCACACGCCCGCCGAGGCGCTGGGCGCGAAGGCCCGGCACAACGACGGCCTGCGCCGCTGCTGGTACTGGGTGTGCAAGGAGGAATCCATCGACCCCAAGGCCCCCAGCCGCCTGCCCCTGCTGTTCGCGCTGGATGCCAAGTTCGCCATCCCGGGCGGCTTTGCCTACGTGCCTGACTGCTCCGACATCGCCCGCAAGAGCGATGCCGGCGGCAGCGGCGGCGACAGCTACTGCGGCACCAGCTTCTCGGACGGCGGCTACAGCGGCAGCTCGGGAGACTTCGGCGGCGCCGACAGCTCGGATGGAGGCGGGAGCGACGGCGCAGGGGATGGCGGCGGCTGCGGCGGCGGGGGCGGCGATTGACGGGCCATGCCACGGCCGTCTGCCACCCTCGCGCAAATGCTCCTTATTTGATAGCTATTGGCGCTTGATAGATAAGGGCTTGAAGCCAGAATCATCCAAAGTCACCCAGGCGACGACACTGCCGGGGCCAGCGGGTCTACAGTGGCATCCCATGAACAAGACCCTCACCTGCTTCAGCCTCGGCATCTCCCAGCATGTCGCCCACCTGGTGATGAACCGGCCCGAGGCCATGAACACCATGCACCCTACGTTCTGGCGCGAGCTGGACGAGGTGCTGGCCCACCTGCAACAGGCGGGCGAGGCGCGCGCGCTGGTCATCAGCAGCACGGGCAAGCATTTCAGCGCGGGCATGGCGCTGGAGACCTTCGGCGGCGCCATCACCATGGACGACCAGAGCCCCGAAGGCCGCGCCGCCATCTTCGACCTGCTCACCGACATGCAGGCCACCTTCACCCGCATCGAGAACCTGCGCATTCCCGTGATCATGGCCATCCACGGCGGCTGCATCGGCGGCGCGGTGGACATGGTGACGGCGGCCTGCGTGCGCTACGCCACGGCGGATGCGTTCTTCTGCATCCAGGAAATCAACATCGGCATGGTGGCCGACGTGGGCACGCTGCAGCGCCTGCCCAAGCTCATCCCGCTGGGCGTGGTGAAAGAACTGGCCTACACCGGCCGCCGCCTGGGCGCCGCCAGGGCCCTGGGCCACGGGCTGGTCAACGAGGTGTTCGACACGCAGGAGGCCATGCTGGCCGCCGCCCTGCAATGCGCCCAGGAAATCGCCTCCAAGCCCCCCGTCGCCATCTGGGGCACCAAGCAGGCCGTGAACTACGCGCGCGACCACAGCGTGGAAGACAGCCTGCGCCAGATGGGCTGGCTGCAGGGCGCCATCTGGAGCAACCAGCATGTGCGCGAGTCGGTCACGGCCATGAAGCAAAAGCGCGCGGGCGACTTCCCGGCCCTGGCGCCGCTGGTACGGTTCAGCGAACTGGGCTGA from Acidovorax sp. A79 includes the following:
- a CDS encoding nucleoside triphosphate pyrophosphatase yields the protein MPDFIYLASQSPRRRQLLEQLGVRHELLLPNVDGDEPEDAEAIEAVLPGEAPTAYVERVTGLKLDAAVARRARRGLPDAPILCSDTTVALGRAIYGKPDDAQHAARMLAELAGHEHRVLTAVALQVGPRRLSALSVSRVTFAAMTPAQIDAYVATGEPLGKAGAYGIQGRAAAYVEHLAGSYSGIMGLPMYETAQLLRAAGFQI
- the rlmH gene encoding 23S rRNA (pseudouridine(1915)-N(3))-methyltransferase RlmH, with protein sequence MKLLIVAVGQRVPDWAQTAYDDYAKRFPPELKVELKAVKTEPRGSKTLETLYAAERERIEAAIPRGTRVVALDERGTSLTTKALAERLKGWQLGGDDVALVIGGPDGLDPAFRQGAHERIRLSDLTLPHAMVRVLLIEQLYRAWSVNAGHPYHRE
- the rsfS gene encoding ribosome silencing factor, with translation MTTSTKSETAAKKDVTKLQRAIVDGLEDVKAQDIQVFNTEHLSPLFERVIVASGTSNRQTKALAASVRDAVKEAGFTKPRIEGEDNGEWIIVDCGAAVAHIMQPAIRQYYRLEELWGDTPVRLKLGAAKPVSSAATELAEKKSAQKAAKSDAKAAGKAPAKKTAAPTVAARSGKATVKAVARTAAKTAAAAPAKSAAAKPAAKTHVGKPAAKTASKTAGKVAGTAAARKPAAPKTPVKTVVVKPGGAKKPAAKKSSAPVGKAPARAAAKPASRTAGAAAAAKPAAKKAPARKG
- the hemF gene encoding oxygen-dependent coproporphyrinogen oxidase, coding for MQQPGLNPATTVATVRSYLQGLQARITDALEAVEGEGGARFLADAWSKPPGEPLQGDGITKILEGGRVFERAGCGFSHVRGPQLPPSATQHRPELAGAPFEAMGVSLVFHPRNPYVPTVHMNVRMIAAGHPGQAPTCWFGGGMDLTPYYGFEEDAVHFHRTCRDALSAFGDDKYPRFKQWCDEYFYLKHRGEQRGVGGVFYDDFSELGFDQSLAMTQSVGDAFLKAYLPIVEKRQNLPFGERERDFQLYRRGRYVEFNLVWDRGTHFGLQSGGRTESILLSMPPLVSWSYQRSDAADSAEAALLQRFLVRRDWLAEGAAPTA
- the purD gene encoding phosphoribosylamine--glycine ligase, with the protein product MKVLVIGGGGREHAMAWKLSQSPKVTKVYVAPGNGGTALNPKLDNVAISDVRELRVWAQAEKIALTVVGPEAPLAAGVVDEFRANGLRIFGPTKAAAQLESSKAFSKAFMRRHGIPTADYDTFTDPAAAHAFVDRLGAPIVIKADGLAAGKGVVVAMTLQEAHDAVDFMLVDNKYGVTHNEGGARVVIEEFLEGEEASFIVLCDGKNVLALATSQDHKRLKDGDEGPNTGGMGAYSPAPVVTADVHARAMREIILPTIRGMEKDGIPYTGFLYAGLMIDAKGHPKTLEFNCRMGDPETQPILMRLKSDFSDVMAAAADGKLDQMELQWDRRTALGVVMAAHGYPENPRKGDPITGLPAEADDAMVFHAGTQLKDGVVSVTGGRVLCVTVLADSVKQAQQRAYDVARGIQFDGAQYRRDIGFRAVK
- a CDS encoding YebC/PmpR family DNA-binding transcriptional regulator translates to MAGHSKWANIQHRKGRQDEKRGKIWTRIIREITVAARSGGGDLSANPRLRLAVDKAKAANMPADRIKYNIDKATGNAEGLTYEEIRYEGYGIGGAAIMIDTMTDNRVRTVAEVRHAFSKHGGNMGTEGSVVFQFKHCGQLIFAPGTSEDKVMEVALEAGAEDVVTDDDGAVEVLTAPADFEAVKNALEAAGLTAEVAGVTMRPENTIELTGDDAARMQKLLDVLEDLDDTQEVYHNAAL
- a CDS encoding helicase HerA-like C-terminal domain-containing protein; the protein is MAEPLLIAKHDTIECHLLPGLANRHGLITGATGTGKTVTLQTLAENFSRIGVPVFMADVKGDLTGASQPGKIGDKLAAVLKERGLPLPAPLACPTTLWDVFGEQGHPVRATVSDMGPLLLGRMLNLNETQLGVLNLVFKIADDNGMLLLDLKDLRAMLQYVGDNAKEFTTEYGNVSAASVGAIQRGLLQIEQQGGSEFFGEPMLNIQDFMQTVDGHGVVNILAADKLMNSPRLYATFLLWMLSELFEQLPEIGDPEQPKLVFFFDEAHLLFNEAPKVLIERIELVVRLVRSKGVGVYFVTQNPLDIPDSVLAQLGNRVQHALRAFTPRDQKAVKATATTMRQKPGLDIETAITELAVGEALVSFLDAKGRPSITERVFVLPPGSQLGPITPQQRQMLVANSLVAGVYEKVVDRESAYEKLKGRAAEASAQAPANGSKGTPANTEDSGGGLMGGLNDVLFGTTGPRGGKRDGLAQTMAKSAVRTMGTSLGKEILRGVLGSIFGGSKRR
- a CDS encoding enoyl-CoA hydratase-related protein encodes the protein MNKTLTCFSLGISQHVAHLVMNRPEAMNTMHPTFWRELDEVLAHLQQAGEARALVISSTGKHFSAGMALETFGGAITMDDQSPEGRAAIFDLLTDMQATFTRIENLRIPVIMAIHGGCIGGAVDMVTAACVRYATADAFFCIQEINIGMVADVGTLQRLPKLIPLGVVKELAYTGRRLGAARALGHGLVNEVFDTQEAMLAAALQCAQEIASKPPVAIWGTKQAVNYARDHSVEDSLRQMGWLQGAIWSNQHVRESVTAMKQKRAGDFPALAPLVRFSELG